In Pseudomonadota bacterium, the sequence ATCTTTCCCCCGTTTCTGCATGCGATTGATATCCCTGAAGAATTGTTTGGTCTGTGAGACCTTCTTCATTTCTTCCAGCTATCAAACATTGCTTCTAACGACTCAAATTCCTGAATGTCTTCACCGCGGCGACTCTTCTCCAAGGTCGAAGCAGTAAGTTTGTTCGGAATCGCAACTGAAAAAGGCAACCCGCCACGGAGCGATATTTGCTTGTAAAAGATGCGGATAGCCTCAGTGGGAGTAAGACCAAGATTCCTAAGAATCTCTTCCACCTTTTCCTTTGTTTGTGGTTCAATACGGGCATGTACGGCTGAAGTTTTCATAGCTTTGTTGTCCCACGTTTGCAACACAAATGCAAACCGTTTTTCTCATTTCTATTCTCTTATTTTTGTCCAACGTTCCAACGTTTTGTTAGGCGGACCGCTGGTAGCGGTACGCCGTGCCCGTTGGGGCAACAAATCGATGAGAGCGTAGCTCAGCTCCCCGTAAGGCGGACGAGGAACCGAGCGGATCAACGAACGAAGTGAGTAGCGAGGTGACGAGAGCGTGGAGGAGCGCCCATTGCTTTTAATTGCCTTTATTATGCCTTTATCATTCATATTATTATCCGGGCGCGACTCAAGCGGTCCGCCTTACACTGAAGTTAACCGGCGTGCAGTTTCTTTGCGCGTCCGGTTGAACTATTTGTTATGCCGGTTGATTTTTGTGCAAGGTCAATAAGGGATCGTAATGCCTCATTAACGGCTTTTTCTGTAGGGAAAGCTTTTGCCACATCAGGGCTTATGAGTACAAGATTGGTTCCTTTTTGATAAGATTCAAAATATTTTCCTCTGACTCCCTTACCAAGATCCTCACGCCTGTATTCTGGACGGAGTTCATCATTCTCCTTATCCTTCCTCATATATTTTCCTCTCTTTGCGGTCCATTAGACGCGCGCTTATAATTCTTGTTTTGTAGACACGTTCCGTATGAGACACAACCAATAATCTTTTTTGCAGTGATAGTCCAAAGGTGATGCATCTTTTTTCATCTGTAGAATGTTCCGGGTCTTCAAATGTAATAGCCAGTGGATCACCAAAAACTGTCGCTGCCTCCTGAAATGTAACATTATGTTTTTGGACGTTAGCAAAAGCTTTTTTCGGGTCCCACTCAAATTCCACCTTGACCCCTCCTACCGGCTATTATATCAGAAACGG encodes:
- a CDS encoding type II toxin-antitoxin system RelB/DinJ family antitoxin; amino-acid sequence: MKTSAVHARIEPQTKEKVEEILRNLGLTPTEAIRIFYKQISLRGGLPFSVAIPNKLTASTLEKSRRGEDIQEFESLEAMFDSWKK
- a CDS encoding BrnT family toxin, producing MEFEWDPKKAFANVQKHNVTFQEAATVFGDPLAITFEDPEHSTDEKRCITFGLSLQKRLLVVSHTERVYKTRIISARLMDRKERKIYEEG